The proteins below come from a single candidate division KSB1 bacterium genomic window:
- a CDS encoding GxxExxY protein, with protein sequence MHTDETLILGYGFLERLYQKALQVELLRRRHSVEIEHPIKVEFKKVIVGEYEADLLVDEKIVVELKVAKEYNPKDEPQLLNELRAQERKVGLPINS encoded by the coding sequence ATTCACACAGATGAAACACTGATTCTCGGCTATGGTTTCTTAGAGAGATTATATCAAAAGGCATTACAAGTTGAATTATTACGTCGGCGGCATTCTGTGGAAATAGAACATCCTATAAAAGTGGAGTTTAAAAAAGTTATTGTAGGTGAATATGAGGCAGATTTACTGGTGGATGAAAAAATAGTCGTGGAACTTAAAGTTGCAAAAGAATATAATCCAAAAGATGAGCCACAATTACTCAATGAATTAAGAGCACAGGAAAGGAAAGTAGGCTTACCCATCAATTCCTGA
- a CDS encoding ABC transporter permease, whose product MNNSIQIIPFANLALAFIPVLVVVVIMYKWSLNIKSAFYAISRMLVQLMVIGYFLAYIFEADSVWVVLAVVTVMVFASSWIALRTTIKRTLLYKKTLYSVILGGGITFLLVTQAVLNLNPWYSPRYVIPLAGMIFASSMNSVSLAVERLTAEIERNVDYQQARNTALRTSLIPITNSLFAVGLVSLPGMMTGQILSGISPLVAARYQIMVMCMIFGSAGISSALFLKLVKPDFLAPGKTK is encoded by the coding sequence ATGAATAATTCAATTCAAATCATACCGTTCGCCAATCTAGCTCTGGCCTTCATCCCCGTATTGGTAGTTGTAGTAATTATGTATAAATGGTCCCTTAACATCAAGAGTGCATTTTATGCTATTTCCCGTATGCTTGTTCAGCTAATGGTAATCGGTTATTTTTTAGCCTACATTTTTGAAGCTGATTCAGTTTGGGTCGTTCTGGCTGTTGTGACGGTAATGGTTTTCGCCTCAAGCTGGATTGCATTGAGAACTACGATCAAACGCACCCTGCTGTATAAAAAAACCTTATACTCGGTAATCCTGGGCGGAGGAATAACTTTTCTGTTAGTGACTCAAGCAGTCTTAAATCTTAATCCATGGTATTCTCCCCGCTATGTCATTCCCCTTGCCGGGATGATTTTTGCAAGTTCAATGAATAGTGTCAGTCTCGCAGTAGAGCGATTAACAGCAGAGATCGAAAGAAATGTCGATTATCAGCAGGCCCGAAATACTGCGCTCCGCACTTCTCTTATTCCAATTACAAATTCGCTATTTGCCGTCGGTCTTGTTTCTTTACCTGGCATGATGACCGGACAGATCCTGTCCGGAATTTCGCCCCTCGTAGCCGCAAGATATCAAATTATGGTTATGTGCATGATATTCGGTTCTGCAGGCATTTCTTCCGCCTTATTTCTAAAACTGGTCAAGCCGGATTTTCTGGCGCCTGGGAAGACTAAGTGA